The Agelaius phoeniceus isolate bAgePho1 chromosome 34, bAgePho1.hap1, whole genome shotgun sequence DNA window CCTGCTGGTGGCCGACGCCctggccctggtgctgctggcgcCGCTGGTGCCGCTGCTGGCGCCGCTGGGCGTGCTGGGCCTGTGGCTCGAGGCCGCCCTGCGCTTGCCCGTCCTGGCCGCGGCCACCCGCCTGCCGGCCCCTCGCCGCCCctccggagccgccgccgccgcggccgcccTCACGGCCGCCGCCACCCCCGCGGTGTTCGGAACCTTCCGGAGCCTCCTGGGGCCGCCCGGCGCCGGCCCGGGGCTGTTGGCGGCCGCGGCGCCCGCCTGGCTCGGGGTCACCCACGCCGCTGCCGCCCTGGCCGTGCTGGCCTGGGCCGCGCCGCCGGCCCCCGGCAGCGTCACCGAGAGCCCCGGAGGCGCCCCCAAGGCTCCCGGCAGCCTCCGGCGCGCTCTGGCACTGACCTGGGAGGAGCGGAACGTCCTTGGAGCTGCCGTCCTCTGCCTCGTGATGGCCGTCGTTGGTGGGTGACTGTCCTGGcttggggcaaatttgggagaaaaactccaaagggggcccctccagaaagcaaacccacacggcccctcctcACAAGGGGCTGGCTCAGTCAGTAGAGGTGGGGGTCTGGTCATCTCATTAAGATGAGACCCTTAAGCTCAGGGTCATGGGTTCAAGCCCTATGTTGGGTGCCAAATTTTGTCCTGGTTTGGGGCAAATTTgtgagaaaacctccaaagggggcccctccagaaagcaaacccacacagcccctccccacaaGGGGCTAGCTCAGTCAGTAGAGCGTGAGATGCTTAATCTCAGGGTCATGGGTTCAAGCCCTATGTTGGGTGCCAaattttgtcctggtttagggcaaatttgggataAAATCTCCagagggggcccctccagaaagcaaacccacgtGCCCCCTTCCCACAAGGGGCTGGCTCAGTCAGAGCGTGAGATGCTTAATCTCAGGGTCATGGGTTCAAGCCCTACATTGGGTGCCAGattttgtcctggtttagggcaaatttgggataaaacctccaaagggggcccctccagtaagcaaacccatgTGCCCCCTTCCCCAAACCAGTtcaggaaggattcctcggagagaagtggaaagaacctgtttatttaacaggcacagcaccccccagcacacaaaataaaCAATACCGGGTGACAGCAccctgaaaaagatgacaaattcagaaagtctctcttgggggtggtccCTCTGTTATCAGGccctctgttatcagtccctctgttatcagtccctctggtgctggggcagctgctgcagccacaaggtgcaaactcttggTTTTTGCCAGGtgccagtccggagcaggtttgAGTGGTTccagaaaagggaaaggaaaaacagtccagggaaaaatttggactgcttagctaaactaactaatgacagaagcaaaaagcagaagtaagagcaaaacaaaaagcaaaagcagcaccgtGCACtgtcctgtctgtgtgtcctccAAGGCATGTTGGAGCGGCtgataacaaaaccaaaacaaaactttcactcttcagagccagcctggaaggcacagaacatgatatccagcataaacaacACACAGATAGGGATACAAGGGAttcaagcatcataacgtcaccctaggacgtTGACATGTGGTGACAGACGCTGACACCCCAAATttgggctctgcagccccaaaTTGGGAACCCCCCCAATTTGGGATACCCCCTAAATTGGATGCTGGCGCCTAAAAATGGAGTGCTGAGCCCCTAAATGGGCCATGACCACCCTAAAATTGAGTGGTGACCCTCCTAAATTGTGAGTTGACCCCTTCAGTTGGGTGCTGACCCTGCCAAAATGGGGTGCTGACTTTCCAAATTGGGTTCTGACCCTGCAAACTTGACTGTTGGTCCCCCAAAATTGGGTGCTCACCCTCAAACTTAGGGTCTGATGCCCAAAAATGTATGTTGACCTGGGATCTTAAGGTCCTGATCTCCTATGTTTAGGTTCTGAACCATAAAATTGTGTGCTGAACACCCCCAAAATTGGTACTGACACCCCTAATTGGGCGTAAAATCCCTAAATTTGTcaccaaacccccaaaattgggCCCTGACCTCTCTGAATCGTCTCCTGCCCAAATCGTGTCCCGCCTCTCCAAAATTAGACCCCCGCTCTCCGGACCGGGTCCTGCCCCTCACAAATCAGGGTCCCCCTGTGTCAGTGGTGACGCCCATGGTGACACAGCCTCGGTGACACCCAGGGGAGATGGCAGGGCCATACGTCACCGGGAAGGTGCTGGATGCCATCGGGAATGGAGATGGAGTCACCGCCGGAGCTGTCGGGATGGTGGCGGCTGCTGGAGCCACAAGGTGGGTGGCAGCGTTCCCAGggcctgtccccgtgtccccaaggTCGCtggtgtcaccgtgtccccgtgtccccacagTGTGCTGTTTTCTGGGGGCCGGGGGTCTCTCTTCATGCTGTTGATGGCGCGTCTCCGTCAGAGCCTGAGCCTCCGGCTCTTCTCCCACCTGGTGCACCAAGACCTGGACTTCTTCCAGGGAACACCAGCAGGTAACAGGGCACGGCCCCGCCCCATCCCacctgtcccatcccatcccagctaTTCTGTCAGCCCAGTCCAGTCCCATCCCCATCATCCCAGCCCCCagtccccatcccatcctctCCCATCTGTCTGTtatcccatcccttcccatcccatcccattggtcccatcccatcctatcctgttatcccatcccatcactccatcccatcccctcccatctGTCtgttatcccatcccatcccatcccatcccattgatcccatcccattgatcccatcccattgatcccatcccatcccatcccatcaatcccatcccatcccatcctattgatcccatcccattgatcccatcccatcccatcccattgatcccatcccatcccgtcccaccccatcccatcccactgatcccatcccatcccatcccatcccatcccgtctgTTATCCCATCCCACCACTCCATCCCcatcattcccattcccaccatcccatcccattccatcccattccatcttCCTGGCTTCATTCCATCCAAtgttccatcctgtccccatcccacttTCCCGTTCTAGCCACTGTCCTGTCCCCATTATTCTCACTCCCGTGGCTCCACCCTGTTGCACATCCCCAGCTTCCTCCCACCATCCCATCACCCCATCCCACCATCTCCATTCCTGCCATCCCATCTCCCCTGTCCCACCCCATTCCACCCTGACCATCTCCATAcccatcatcccatcccactgctccccGTCACATCATTCCCATCCCGAATGGGATCATCCAGCATGGGACCGTGGTCTCACCCACCACGATCCCAACCTCTTTTCCcaccctgcagctgagctcctggCTCAGTTTTCCATGGAAGTGCCCCGGGTGTGCAGGGCAGTACCGAGTGGAGCCAACCAGCTGCTCCGGAGCCTGGTGATGGCCCTGGTGGTGGGGGTGTTCATGGTGGGGCTGGCAccggggctggcactgctggcactgctggaggtGCCCCTTGGAATCGCCACCCGCCGCATCCAGAGCACCCGCAAACAGGTCAGGAGTACAGCAGGGAAGGAGTGGGAGGGGAATGAAGAAAAGTGGGAatggtggggctggggtgggggcTAGGGGAATGGGatggtgggaatgggatggagaATGGAAAGGGGGATGATGGAGGTGGAAATACTGGgatgaaaggggaaaaagaccAGGGGAATGGGAtggtggggatgggatgggatgggatgggatggagaatGGAAAGGGGGAGGATGGAGGTGGAAATGGTGGGATGGAAGGGGGTAAAGACAAGgggagtgggatgggatgagatggagAATAGAGAGGAGGATGGTGATGGTGGAAATGGTGGGATGAAAGGGGTTAAAgaccaggggatgggatgggatgggatgggatgggatgggatgggatgggatgggatgggatgggatgggatgggatggtggggatgggatggggtggagAATGGAAAGGAGGATAATGGAGGTGGAAATGGTGGGATGAAAGGGGATAAAGACCAGGGGAATGGGAtggtggggatgggatgggatgggatgggatggaaaatggaaaggagGATGATGGAGGTGGAAATGGTGGGATGAAAGGGGTTAAAGACCaggggaatgggatgggatgggatgggatgggatgggatgggatgggatgggatgggatgggatgggatgggatgggatggtgGGAATGGAAAGGAGGATGATGGAGGTGGAAATGGTGGGATGAAAGGGGTTAAAGACCaggggaatgggatgggatgggatgggatgggatgggatgggatggagaatGGAAAGGAGGATGATGGAGGTGGAAATGGTGGGATGAAAGGGGTTAAAGACCAGGGGAGTGGGATGGTGGGAGTGCTGACATGGGGATAGAACGAAATGGTGGAGATGGGAGTGGTGTGGATGGGAAGAGAAGGATGAGATAAGGTGGGATGGTGGGGATGGGATGAGACAGCGGTGATGGGGATGGTGCGATTAGGACTGGGAGAACGGATGGCAATGGTGAGGGTGGGAGAGAAGGGTGTGGGATGGCAGGAGTGCAATGGTGGGGATGCAGTGGGTGTGGTGGGATGGGATGCGGATGGTGGGCCAGGAAGGTGCCCTGGGAATGTTGGAGACCCCCCCCGTTGCTGCCACAGGCACTTCAGCGATCCATGCTGGAAGCATCCGCCCGCACAGCCGCCGGGGTGCAGGAATCCGTTGCTGCCATCGAGACCATCCGGACCTTTTCggccgaggaggaggaggaggagcagcacaggcgTAACCTGGACAAGGAGCTGAGGCTGAAGGAGCAGATAGAGCTGGAGCTGGCAATCTTCACCCTTGTCTACAGGGTCAggggggactgggaatgggaagagcagggaatggggatgcCAGGATCAGGGATGAGGACGCTGGGAATGGGGATACTGGGAATGAGGACACTGGGACCAGGAATGGGAAACCGGCTGAGATGGGGACACTCAGAGCAGAATGGGGACACCAGAACAGGGACACTGGGATCAGGAACAGGCATGGCAGGAATGGGGATGGTGACATTAGAAACAGgatgggggacactgggataaAGGTTGGGAACATCAGTTTGGTGGTGTTTgcgggtccccaggacgagagAAGAGACGAAAATCTTGACTCCACGTTTCAGAAGtctgatttattatttcatgatatatattatatcaaaagaaaatgatatactaaaactatactaaagaaagagaaaggcgACGTTAGAAAGCTacaaaggaatgaataataaaatcttgtgactgaccagagagtctgacacagctggactgtgattggtcatcaagtaaaaacaaccacatgagagcAATCAAAGATGCAGCTgttgcatttcacagcagcagatcattgttttttacattttgtttctgaggcctctcagcttctcgggagaaaaatcctggtgaaaaggttttttcagaaaatatgtcagtGACACATCAGGATCAGGAGCAGGGACATCAAGAGTGAGATGGGGACACCAGAACTGGAATGAGGACAGCAGGAACAGGGATGAAGACACAGAGATAAAGgagtgggatggggacaggcgGAATGGGGGCACCAGGAGTGGGGGCAGATGGAATGGGGACACCAAGAGCTGGTTGGGGACAGGCGgaatggggacaccaggagtgGGGGCAGATGgaatggggacaccaggagctggctggggacagatggaatggggacaccaggagctggttggggACAGGCGGAATGGGGACATGAGGAGTGGGTTGGGGGCACCAGGAGTGGGTTGGGGTCAGCAGgagtgggatggggacaccaggagtgggatggggacaccaggagtgGGTTGGGGGCAGATGGAATGGGGACATCAGGAGTGGGttggggacaccaggagtgGGTTGGGGACAGGCGgaatggggacaccaggagtgggttggggacaccaggagtgGGTTGGGGGCAGCAGGAGTGGGTTGGGGGCAGCAGGAGTGGGTTGGGGGCAGATGGAATGGGGACATCAGGAGTGGGTTGGGGGCACCAGGAGTGGGTTGGGGGCAGATGGAATGGGGACATCAGGAGTGGGTTGGGGGCACCAGGAGTGGGTTGGGGGCAGATGGAATGGGGACACGAGGAGTGGGTTGGGGGCACCAGGAGTGGGttggggacaccaggagtgggttggggacagcaggagtgGGTTGGGGGCAGATGGAATGGGGACACCATGAGTGGGTTGGGGGCAGCAGGAGTGGGTTGGGGGCACCAGGAGTGGtttggggacaccaggagtgggctgggggcagcagtaTCCCTGTCCCACCCACAGGTGATCGAACTGGCCATCCGGGTCATGGTGCTCTTCCggagccaccagcagctccGCGAGGGATCCATCACTCCTGGGGTCCTCGTCACCTTCCTGCTGTACCAGGAGAGAGTTGGTAGCCATGTCCAGGTGATCCCATGGAATGCACATGTCTGTCCATCCGTCCGTTCTTCTGTCCATCCCGGTGGCAcccccttccttctccccaggtgctgctctACGGCTTCAACGAATTCCTGACCAACGCAGCTGCTGGACAGAAGATCTGGGAATACCTGGATCGGAAACCCACGGGGAACGTCGGGGGGACGCGGGAGCCCCCCGAGCTTCAGGGCCACGTCACTTTCCAGAAGGTCTCCTTCGCATATCCTGGGAATCCAGAGcgccctgtgctgaaggtgggtctgggggcagGTGGGGCTTCCCAGGGGTGGGAATTCTGGCATCACCTGCTGTCACAATCCATCCTTACGAACGGGTCTCGTGATGGTTCGTGGgttgatctcagggtgcaaaaaacACCGACACGGCACAGGGGgctgcagtgataatcaaaacaaatgtacctttattgaataaccaCAACAAAATGCAAtagagggattaagggagagaaaaagatagagaaagagagagagagagagggataTAGCTACCAAACGTAGAGACGAAGTCCTTTGGTCCAGTTGAGTCGAGGATCTGCCTGTTACATCAGGGAGATCTCAGAGGCACAGTTCATCTGGACCCCAATTATACTCTTTTTCGATAGGGGAAGGGGAATGGATTTTGCAACCCAATCAAAGGTCGTTTATTGTATCTTCGGGGGGGAAAGAGTGGTGTTTGCATAggggtacacacagtccatgttctctgcagtgggtgagagccattgtcttcttggcCCACTGCTcgcacctgcaacatccatcttgctttggttagcttgcctcccccacacacctcccccaggttaggggtctcagtcccagtccttggaaagagtgtgggggggccttttcacatagggatttcatgtctcGGTCATGGATGGAGAGGCCttgtacatctcagtctgtctgtcacggcggctgtaagacaagtgaggggtcttctgtgggggaccacccaaaactcaggagaagtccagccaggccgagaggtgggacaacttccaaggctattgttgcaaaaaggcaaggggcccccttcttcctttcattgggttcagtgtagcatacagcaaacacacctgtgaacaatagcttagcaATGCTCTCAGGTCTCGGGGCCATTGTTGGTATGTGACTTTCTGCTTCAGGCACAGAGATTTTAGACAGTggggtgtgatggtgttcacaggggtcttaggatgagggaagagatgtaGATTTGACTCTATGTTGCAGAAGGCttgattattattttatgatatatatcacattaaaactatactaaaaagaatagaagaaagagttctcatcagaaggctagctaagaataagAAAAGAATGAATCAACAAAAGtctgtggctcagacagagagagagagccaaCTCTGCCGTGATTAGCCATTAATTCCAAACATCCACACGAGACTAATCAcggatccacctgttgcattccacagcagcagataatcattgtttacatttcgtTCCTGAGgcccctcagcttctcagaaaataaaaatcccaaagaagGATTTTCAATGAAAAGCTGTCTGCGACAGTGGGGGGGGTCCTCTCTTTGGTGGTGCCCCAGTGACGGTCGTGAGGCAGACGAGGGATGTTTCAGACAGACCCTCACGCCCGCGCCCATCCCGCAGGACGTGAGCTTCGAGGCGCGCTCCGGGGAGGTGACGGCGCTGGCGGGGCCCAACGGCAGCGGGAAGAGCACGGCCGTGGCGCTGCTGGAGCGGCTGCGGGACCCCGGCAGCGGGACGGTGCTGCTGGATGGGATCCCGCTGCCGGAATACGAGCACCGGTACCTGCACCGCAAGGTGGGGACGGCAGAGACGCTGGCAGCGCTGGGCATGGAgtgggggaaatggggacagGGGTCAGGGGACAGTTGTGGCGGTGGTCACAGGGGTCcgaggatgaggggagagacgaggatctgactgaatgtttcagcaggcttgatttattattttatgatatatataatacataaaagctatactaaaagaacagaagaaaggatttcatcaaaAGGcttagctaagaatagaataggaaagaatgataacaaagggtTGTGGCTCGAGCTCTCcatccgagccagctgggctgtgattggccattaattacaaacatccaacatgagaccaatcacagatgcacgtgttgcattccacagcagcagataaccattgtttacattttgttcctgaggcctctcagcttcttaggaggaaaaaccctaaggaaaggattttccataaaagatgtctgtgacggACAATGAAATGGACCTGGGACCACGGAAGCATGGGAGCAGAaatggggaacactgggaagagggatggggacaccaggaatAGGATGGGGACAACAGGAAATGGGATAAGAACATTGGGAAATAGGATGGGGATGACAGGGACGGGGATAGGAAAAGTGGGAAgtgagggatggggacactggggacacagatGGGGACCATGGGATCAGGGATGGAGGCTATGGGGACACCAAGGTGGGATGGGGTCATGGGACAGGggtggggacaccaggagccaGGACAGCGTCACAGGGCTTGGTGCTGGTGCAGGTGGTGCTGGTGGAGCAGGATCCCGTCCTGTTTTCTGGAACGATCCGTGAGAAcatcctgctggggctggagcactgcGGAGagtcagagctgcaggaggccgccactgctgctggagccatGGACCTcatccaggggctggagcagggctgggacactggTGAGAGCCAGGGGGATCCCCCTGATCCCAGGATCCCCTGGAAGTGATGGGAGAGCGGGGTGGGTGGCACATGGTGGGGTGTGCAGGGGATCCCTGAGGTCagatcccactgatcccatggGATTGCTCACACAGGTGacatcccactgatcccatggGATTGCTCACGCAGGTCACATCCCACTGATCCAATGGGATTGCTCATGCAGGTCagatcccactgatcccatggGATTGCTCATGCAGGTCacatcccactgatcccatggGATCGCTCACACAGGTCacatcccactgatcccatggGATTGCTCATGCAGGTCagatcccattgatcccatggGATTGCTCACACAGGTCacatcccactgatcccatggGATTGCTCATGCAGGTCacatcccactgatcccatggGATTGCTCACACAGGTGacatcccactgatcccatggGATTGCTCATGCAGGTGacatcccactgatcccatggGATTGCTCATGCAGGTGacatcccactgatcccatggGATTGCTCACGCAGGTGacatcccactgatcccatggGATCGTTTACGCAGGTCagatcccattgatcccatggGATTGCTCATGCAGGTCagatcccactgatcccatggGATTGCTCACGCAGGTGacatcccactgatcccatggGATTGCTCACGCAGGTGACATCCCACCGATCCCATGGGATCACTCACACAGGTGACATCCCACCGATCCCATGGGATTGCTCACACAGGTGacatcccactgatcccatggGATTGCTCATGCAGGTGacatcccactgatcccatggGATTGCTCACACAGGTCACATCCCACCGATCCCATGGGATTGCTCATGCAGGTGACATGCCACTGATCCCGTGGGATTGCTCACACACTGGTGAGGGTGTGTGGGGCGTAGGAAAAAGGTGGGGCACCTCTCAAGCTGGGATCCTGCTGATGCCGGGCTCCTCCCCAGAGGAGGGGGAGCACGGGGGGCGGGAGGACAGGGGAGAGCTCCAGGGCTGCGCCCCCCTGATCCCCTGTGGCTGCTCCCGCAGAGGTCGGGGAGCGTGGGGGGCGGGAGAAGAGGGGAGAGCTCCAGGGCTGCGCCCCCCTGATCCCCTGTGGCCGCTCCCGCAGAGGTGGGGGAGCACGGGGGGCGGGAGAAGAGGGgagagctccagggctgcacccccTGATCCCCTGTGGCCGCTCCCGCAGAGGTTGGGGAGCATGGGGGGCGGGAGAAGAGGGGAGAGCTCCAGGGCTGCGCCCCATTGATCCCCTGTGGCCGCTCCCGCAGAGGTCGGGGAGCGtggggggcaggaggagaggggagagctccagggctgcacccactGATCCCCTGTGGCCGCTCCCGCAGAGGTCGGGGAGCGTGGGGGGCGGCTGGCggcgggcgagcggcgccgTGTGGCCCTGGCCCGGGCTCTGCTCCGGCGCCCGGCCGTGCTCATCCTCGACGAGGCACTGGACGATGGAGATGACGGAGCGGTGAGCGGGGTGGCATGGAGGGGGTTGGTCTGGATAGGGGTGCAGTTGGTGAAAATGGGGTGCGATGGTTTGGATGGGGTGGCTGGGATGAGGTGGTGGGAATAAGGGACGATGATTGGGATGGAGTGGGGATGATGTGATGGAAGACAGGGATTGGATGGGGTGGTGTGGGTCAACAAGGTGGAGAAGTAGGAGAGGATAGGGTGGGAATGGTGAGGATGGGATAGAGACCAGGGGTGTAGGATGGCAGGAAAGTAGAATGAAGGAATGAAGACAAGGAGATGTTGTAGGGTAGGGTGGGGTGGGAATGGAGGGGATTGGAATGCTGGGATGAGGACAGAGAGATGGAATGCGATGGGAAGGGTTGGGGTGGTGGGAGGAGGATGGGATGAGACAGTAGGAATGGGGATGGTGTGGACAGGATGGCATAGTGggcatggggatgggatggagaaCAGGGAGGGGGGATGGtaagaacagcatgatgggattAGGGTGGGACTGAGAGTGGGGTGGGATCAGGTGGGACAGGGTGGGACtgagtgggatgggatgggatgggatgggatgggatgggatgggatgggatgggatgggatgggatgggttgggatgggaATTCTCTGAGCTGGATGGGTCGGGATGGGCGTTCTCTGGGCTGGATGAGTTGGGATGGGAGTTCTCTGGGCTGGATGGGTTGGGATGAGCGTTCTCTGAGCTGGATGGGTTGGGATGAGGGTTCtctgggctggatgggatcgGATGAGCGTTCTCTGGGTTGGATGGTTTGGGATGAGCGTTCtctgggctggatgggatcgGATGAGCGTTCTCTGGGCTGGATGGGTTGGGATGAGCGTTCTCTGGGTTGGATGGGTTGGGATGAGCGTTCTCTGGGTTggatgggttgggatgggaGTTCTCTGGGTTGGATGGGTTGGGATGGGCGTTCTCTGGGCTGGATGGGTTGGGATGAGGGTTCTCTGGGCTGGATGGGATTGGATGAGCGTTCTCTGAGCTGGATGGGTTGGGATGAGCGTTCTCTGAGCTGGATGGGTTGGGATGAGCGTTCTCTGAGCTGGATGGGTTGGGATGAGCGTTCTCTGGCCCCAGGCACAGCGCTGGGTGCGCTCTGGGCTGGCCCGGACCGTGCTGGTCGTGTCCCACCGGCCGCGGGTGCTGGATGGGGCCGATCGCCTGGTGGTGCTGGAGCGTGGAGCTGTGATGGAGACAGGAACACCCGCGGAGCTGCGGGAACGCCGCGGCGCCTACAGCCGCCTGCTCCTTGGAGGAGGCAGCACTGGGCAGCCCGAGCCCCCCGGGATGGGCAGCAAGCAGGGGGCTGCATCTGGCAGGGAATAAAGGGGAAttagccccagtgtccccagttagccccagtgtccccagttagccccagtgtccccattcccggtgTTTGTGTCACCAGCcagctcctggtgtccccagctgtcctgtGAATCTCTTCTCCCCACATCCTCAggatcccagctccctgtgtcccccatgtccctgctgtgtcccccaggtgtgcccattccctggatGTGTCTGTTCCCCTGTATCCATCATGTCCCCACGATCCCTGGTCCCCATGTCTGACATGGGACACAGGGTGGGAAATCAATCCCAAGGAATTGATCTGGGCATGGGTGTCATGTCCTCATCTCACTCCTGCTCACTCcaagctccaggtgtccccagtcctttcccagtgtccctgtccccagtgtcttCATCCCTGTTCCCAATGTCCCCTTTTCTATTCCTGGTTCTCTGAGAGGAAGTGCTGGGCACTGGAGGAGGGAACTGGGATTTATTGCCCAAACCAGGGTATTTTTacatgagaaataaaacattttgaacAACTTGTGTAATTCTTGTGTTTAAAACATGGGAAAACAGGAAGTCAGCCTGTTGGGAAGGGCTGCTGTGTGAtgagtgggagcagcaggatgagctctgCCAGCAGTTTGTGGCtttctgcagggagagggaaggggttGGACCTGCACCATGGATCATTCAGCTGGTGATTCCTGCTGGGGTGAGAGTGAGAATCGGTGTCaccctgtctctgtccccatcccatgggctggATCTGGCTGAGGAGCCCACAGAGAGCAAGGATCCCACCAGATCCTGCTGCATCCATGGTACCCCAATCCTGCTCCATCAATAGCGCCTGATCTGCTTTGGAATCCTGCTTTGGAATCCGGCATAAgaattgcagcacacaatatgcgtgaacagcaaatctcaaagtttattgataactcacacatatttatattggtgttaatgaagcttatacatattgcaaaagctgagctcattattggttaaaacaCACTTaaatcaaccacacctacttctatgctctaat harbors:
- the LOC143696360 gene encoding antigen peptide transporter 2-like, which produces MALPRAGLLPGVLLVADALALVLLAPLVPLLAPLGVLGLWLEAALRLPVLAAATRLPAPRRPSGAAAAAAALTAAATPAVFGTFRSLLGPPGAGPGLLAAAAPAWLGVTHAAAALAVLAWAAPPAPGSVTESPGGAPKAPGSLRRALALTWEERNVLGAAVLCLVMAVVGEMAGPYVTGKVLDAIGNGDGVTAGAVGMVAAAGATSVLFSGGRGSLFMLLMARLRQSLSLRLFSHLVHQDLDFFQGTPAAELLAQFSMEVPRVCRAVPSGANQLLRSLVMALVVGVFMVGLAPGLALLALLEVPLGIATRRIQSTRKQALQRSMLEASARTAAGVQESVAAIETIRTFSAEEEEEEQHRRNLDKELRLKEQIELELAIFTLVYRVIELAIRVMVLFRSHQQLREGSITPGVLVTFLLYQERVGSHVQVLLYGFNEFLTNAAAGQKIWEYLDRKPTGNVGGTREPPELQGHVTFQKVSFAYPGNPERPVLKDVSFEARSGEVTALAGPNGSGKSTAVALLERLRDPGSGTVLLDGIPLPEYEHRYLHRKVVLVEQDPVLFSGTIRENILLGLEHCGESELQEAATAAGAMDLIQGLEQGWDTEVGERGGRLAAGERRRVALARALLRRPAVLILDEALDDGDDGAAQRWVRSGLARTVLVVSHRPRVLDGADRLVVLERGAVMETGTPAELRERRGAYSRLLLGGGSTGQPEPPGMGSKQGAASGRE